In Armatimonadota bacterium, the genomic stretch CATGATCACCACCGAGCTGCTGCTCAACCGCAACGTCTATTGCGCCGACTTCCTCAAGGCCTACCGCGCGTCGGCGGGGTGAAACAGCAATCCGCAGATTGCGCAGATGTCGCAGATGGGGAATGTGGGCGCGCGCTCCACGAGCGCGCGGAGGGTAGCTTTCAATCTGTGAAATCTGAGTCATCTGCGGATGATATCGTAACCCGACCATGAAGATCGCCGTCGCCGGTAAAGGTGGGGTGGGCAAGACGACGCTGACCGCGGCGCTGGCCCACGCCTTCGCGCGCCAGGGGCGCGCGGTCATGGCGGTGGACGCCGACCCCAATAACTGCCTGGGGCCGGCGCTGGGGTTCCCGGACGAACTCGTCGCCGCCATTACCCCTATTTGCGAGATGCGGGAGCTGCTGTGCGAGCGCGCCGGCACCTCCCAGGGCGGCGGGTTCTTCGCCATCAATCCCGAGGTGGACGACCTCATCGAGCGCTTCAGCGTGCGCCACGACGGCATCCGCCTGCTGGTGATGGGGACCATCACCAGCGGCGGGTCGGGGTGCGCCTGCCCCGAAAGCTCGGTGCTGCGCGCGCTGACGCGGGAGATCGTCACCGGCGAGGAGTCGGTGCTGCTGCTCGACATGGAGGCGGGGCTGGAGCACCTGGGTCGCGGCACCTCGCGCTACATGGACGCCCTGCTCATCGTCGTCGAGCCGACCCAGGCGAGCACGCGCACGGCGGAGCGCATCGCCGCCCTCGCGCGCGACCTGGGCCTGGAGCGGCTGTTTGTTGTCGCCAACAAGGTGCGCGCCACCCAGGACGCCGCCTTCATCCGCGACCGGCTATCATTGCCCCTGATCGGCCATCTGCCGTTGGTCGAGGGCCTGGGGTGGGTGGGTCGCGCCGAGCCGTCCCCGGAGTTTCTCGCCGCCGTGGATAGTATCAAGGCGCGGCTGGAGACCGAACTGGCCGCATCTGACGCCCAGCCGAGGGATTGAGCGGGCCTTGAGGTCGTGGTATTATATCCGTGTGCCTGGGGAGCGAGGCATTGACTGCAACCGAGTTGGTGCGGGTACTGAGGATTGCGTGCAATACAGCGTTATTCTGAGTCCTGAACCGGAGAGTGGTTTCACCATCACCATGCCGGCGTTTCCCGACTACGTAGGCTTCGCTGATACCGAGGACGAGGCCGTTGCCCTCGCGCGCGAAGGCGTAGCGTTTGAGATTGAACGTCTGCGCGAACGCGGCCAGCCGCCTCCGACCGAACCGGCGGCGTCCAAGGTCCTGGTGATCGCCGCGTGAGCGCCGGCGCTTACGCCGGCGCCACGCATACCACCATCGCCGTCACCGGCAAGGGGGGAACCGGCAAGACCACTGTCGCCGCGCTCATGGTGCGGGCGCTGGTGGAGCGCGACCTGACGCCGGTGCTAGCGGTGGACGCCGACCCCAACCTCAACCTCAACGCCGCCCTCGGCATCGAGGTCGCCGCCACCGTCGGCGACGTGCGCGAGG encodes the following:
- a CDS encoding type II toxin-antitoxin system HicB family antitoxin, producing the protein MQYSVILSPEPESGFTITMPAFPDYVGFADTEDEAVALAREGVAFEIERLRERGQPPPTEPAASKVLVIAA
- a CDS encoding P-loop NTPase; the encoded protein is MKIAVAGKGGVGKTTLTAALAHAFARQGRAVMAVDADPNNCLGPALGFPDELVAAITPICEMRELLCERAGTSQGGGFFAINPEVDDLIERFSVRHDGIRLLVMGTITSGGSGCACPESSVLRALTREIVTGEESVLLLDMEAGLEHLGRGTSRYMDALLIVVEPTQASTRTAERIAALARDLGLERLFVVANKVRATQDAAFIRDRLSLPLIGHLPLVEGLGWVGRAEPSPEFLAAVDSIKARLETELAASDAQPRD